From one Dyella sp. 2HG41-7 genomic stretch:
- a CDS encoding sigma-54-dependent Fis family transcriptional regulator, with the protein MPNSNVLIIETNGTRADIVTSAMQFMGFFPQRWNASQPNDSISHEWRVVYVGGIDDDERCDEALASLDVPADQLLVLVGSDSPQLERLTKGGSRYAAQIEVLDFPLRYERLAEAVRRAPSLRPASNPAPLRLVGSSSAMGRVNALIRQVSPFDSSVLVLGESGTGKEMVARAIHDCSPRRDKPFVAINCGAIPAELLESELFGHEKGAFTGAISTRKGRFEMAEGGTLFLDEIGDMSLPMQVKLLRVLQERMYERVGSNRTQRCDVRIIAATHRNLEAATADGRFREDLYYRLSVFPLEMPSLREHLEDMPELIAEFNQRLLRRGLQSVRFSGSAMQSLRQHTWPGNVRELSNLVERLAILYPNSEVRATDLPEKYRGAQPIDETGGSILRAMLDGQNKPAPVNGRSLMDTEILLPEGGVDLKDHLADIEVGLIRQALDITDGVVAHAAKLLHMQRTTLVEKLRKYGLQACCRAADAPPQSGTAVA; encoded by the coding sequence ATGCCAAACAGCAACGTACTCATCATCGAAACGAACGGAACGCGTGCCGACATCGTCACGTCCGCCATGCAATTCATGGGCTTCTTCCCGCAGCGATGGAATGCATCCCAGCCGAACGATTCGATCTCTCACGAATGGCGAGTGGTGTATGTCGGCGGTATCGATGATGACGAGCGTTGCGATGAAGCGTTAGCGTCGCTCGACGTGCCTGCGGATCAACTGCTGGTGTTGGTCGGTTCCGATTCGCCGCAGCTGGAGCGCCTGACCAAAGGCGGCTCGCGTTACGCGGCACAGATTGAAGTACTGGATTTCCCGCTGCGCTACGAGCGCTTGGCCGAAGCCGTGCGTCGCGCGCCTTCGCTGCGTCCGGCCAGCAACCCGGCGCCTCTGCGTCTGGTGGGCAGTTCCTCGGCGATGGGTCGCGTGAATGCGCTGATCCGTCAAGTGTCGCCGTTCGATTCCAGCGTGCTGGTGCTCGGTGAGTCCGGCACGGGTAAAGAAATGGTGGCGCGCGCGATTCACGACTGCTCGCCCCGCCGCGACAAACCGTTCGTGGCGATCAACTGCGGCGCGATTCCCGCCGAGTTGCTGGAAAGCGAATTGTTCGGTCACGAAAAAGGCGCCTTCACCGGCGCGATCAGCACCCGCAAGGGTCGCTTTGAAATGGCCGAAGGCGGCACGCTGTTCCTCGATGAAATCGGCGACATGAGCTTGCCGATGCAGGTGAAACTGTTGCGCGTGCTGCAAGAACGCATGTACGAGCGCGTCGGCAGCAACCGTACGCAGCGTTGCGACGTGCGCATCATCGCCGCCACACACCGCAATCTCGAAGCGGCCACCGCCGACGGCCGTTTCCGCGAAGACCTTTATTACCGCCTCAGCGTGTTCCCGCTGGAAATGCCGTCCCTGCGCGAACATCTGGAAGACATGCCGGAGCTGATCGCCGAGTTCAACCAGCGTCTGCTGCGCCGGGGCCTGCAAAGCGTTCGCTTCAGTGGTAGCGCTATGCAATCGCTGCGTCAGCACACCTGGCCGGGCAATGTGCGCGAACTTTCCAACCTGGTCGAACGCCTTGCCATCCTGTATCCGAACAGCGAAGTGCGCGCGACCGATCTGCCGGAGAAATACCGCGGCGCGCAGCCGATCGACGAAACCGGCGGCAGCATTCTGCGCGCCATGCTCGACGGTCAAAACAAACCCGCGCCGGTGAACGGCCGCAGTTTGATGGACACCGAAATCCTGTTGCCGGAAGGCGGCGTGGATCTGAAAGATCACTTGGCCGACATCGAAGTGGGTCTGATCCGTCAAGCACTCGACATCACCGACGGCGTGGTTGCGCATGCCGCCAAACTTTTGCACATGCAGCGCACGACGCTGGTGGAAAAGCTGCGCAAATACGGTTTGCAGGCGTGTTGCCGCGCTGCAGACGCGCCGCCGCAGAGTGGCACGGCCGTTGCTTGA
- the fliO gene encoding flagellar biosynthetic protein FliO: protein MSIVSNILARAPMASVPDISVTGELIRVVLSLGAIVALIFAAGWLTRRLQSRQVVGGRRLRCIETMPISTRERVMLIEADGKRLLVGVGAGGVRALHVYEGEAPVDVTPASAPLPPFAELLRRVGRKS, encoded by the coding sequence ATGAGCATTGTCTCCAACATCTTGGCGCGCGCGCCGATGGCGAGCGTGCCCGATATCAGCGTGACCGGGGAATTGATCCGCGTCGTGTTGAGTCTGGGCGCGATCGTCGCGCTGATCTTCGCCGCGGGTTGGCTGACGCGCCGTTTGCAGTCGCGCCAGGTCGTTGGCGGTCGTCGTTTGCGCTGCATCGAAACCATGCCGATCAGCACGCGCGAACGCGTGATGCTGATTGAGGCGGATGGCAAGCGTTTGCTGGTTGGGGTTGGCGCCGGTGGCGTGCGTGCGCTGCATGTTTATGAAGGCGAAGCGCCGGTGGACGTGACGCCCGCGTCTGCGCCGCTCCCGCCTTTTGCTGAGTTGTTGCGTCGCGTGGGGCGTAAATCATGA
- a CDS encoding flagellar hook-length control protein FliK, translating into MSASPLTALPIAPPTQASSTPPPSSHNQHGPSFTSHLQNAQHQQQAASDQSASQNGDAQQNDSNSQTTNTQASAGTSSDTAKPGTDTTLPASSNDTSDDSGIDIGLPGVGTLASAVLSLIDHATSGDTHGDASASTNGATAKATTPATKQPATAATPIAPLAPIVPVPLPVAATAATTTTNANGNANNAVGGVSSNGTAGNGLAGAMTGLQKDSLSGPDFSASGANGGDANAAATAQASTDATAATQGANDVTQALAGSMVAATHTFAAAASAITDNTSQSTAGLTALGNLTATAPVVPTGTNASGAHNLGVNAQVGSSGFAKELGQQITWLSGQDIKQAQIRLNPQDLGPLDVKVSVEHGRVDVSFMTQHPAATAAVQQGLSQLNQMLSGQGLSLGHATVGQHAQQQFGASQQQQASYQGSDGAEETAESPVAAITQAAVGLVDAFA; encoded by the coding sequence ATGAGCGCCAGCCCGCTAACCGCACTTCCGATCGCGCCGCCCACGCAGGCGAGCAGCACGCCGCCGCCGAGCAGTCACAACCAGCACGGCCCGAGCTTTACGTCGCATCTGCAGAACGCGCAACACCAGCAGCAGGCCGCGTCGGATCAGAGCGCATCGCAGAATGGCGACGCGCAGCAAAACGATAGCAACAGCCAGACAACGAACACCCAGGCAAGCGCCGGCACAAGCAGCGACACCGCCAAACCGGGCACGGATACGACATTGCCTGCTTCGAGCAACGATACGAGCGACGACAGCGGCATCGACATCGGTCTCCCTGGCGTCGGCACGCTCGCCAGCGCGGTCTTGAGCCTGATCGACCATGCGACTAGCGGCGACACGCATGGCGACGCCAGCGCATCGACGAATGGCGCGACCGCCAAAGCCACGACGCCAGCGACGAAGCAGCCGGCCACGGCCGCAACGCCGATTGCGCCGCTCGCGCCCATCGTTCCCGTGCCGCTGCCGGTTGCGGCCACGGCCGCGACAACGACAACGAATGCAAACGGCAATGCGAACAACGCCGTCGGCGGCGTTTCTTCCAATGGCACGGCAGGCAACGGCCTCGCTGGCGCCATGACCGGGCTGCAGAAAGATTCGCTATCCGGTCCCGATTTCAGCGCAAGCGGCGCCAATGGCGGCGACGCGAATGCGGCGGCAACGGCACAAGCCTCGACCGACGCCACGGCGGCGACGCAAGGCGCGAATGACGTGACGCAAGCGTTGGCGGGCAGCATGGTTGCGGCGACGCACACCTTCGCGGCGGCGGCATCCGCCATCACCGATAACACCTCGCAAAGCACGGCCGGCCTGACCGCGCTGGGCAATCTCACGGCGACCGCGCCCGTCGTGCCTACCGGCACGAACGCAAGCGGCGCGCACAATCTCGGCGTGAACGCGCAGGTCGGTTCGTCCGGTTTCGCGAAAGAACTGGGACAACAAATTACCTGGCTCAGCGGGCAAGACATCAAGCAGGCGCAGATACGCCTGAACCCGCAGGATCTCGGCCCGCTCGACGTGAAAGTGAGCGTGGAGCACGGTCGCGTGGACGTGTCGTTTATGACGCAGCATCCCGCAGCGACCGCCGCCGTGCAGCAGGGATTGAGTCAGCTCAACCAGATGCTGAGCGGCCAGGGTTTGTCGCTCGGCCACGCCACCGTCGGTCAGCACGCGCAGCAGCAGTTCGGCGCGTCGCAGCAACAGCAAGCTTCGTATCAGGGTTCGGATGGCGCGGAAGAAACGGCCGAGTCGCCGGTCGCTGCGATCACCCAGGCGGCTGTGGGTCTGGTCGACGCGTTCGCCTGA
- the fliN gene encoding flagellar motor switch protein FliN has protein sequence MNQSIDALHGASKNGEQPLEFGTLNEAGGDKADVSLDMILDVPVTLAMEVGRTRISIRNLLQLNQGSVVELDRAAGEPLDVFVNGTLVAHGEVVVINEKFGIRLTDVISPAERVRKLR, from the coding sequence ATGAACCAGAGCATCGACGCCCTCCATGGCGCATCCAAAAACGGCGAGCAACCGCTTGAGTTCGGTACCTTGAACGAGGCCGGCGGCGACAAGGCCGATGTCAGCCTGGACATGATTCTCGATGTGCCCGTGACGCTGGCGATGGAAGTCGGCCGCACGCGCATCAGCATCCGCAATCTGTTGCAGCTCAACCAAGGTTCGGTCGTCGAACTCGATCGCGCAGCCGGCGAACCGCTGGACGTGTTCGTCAACGGCACGCTGGTCGCGCACGGCGAAGTGGTGGTGATCAACGAAAAGTTCGGCATTCGCCTGACCGACGTGATCAGCCCCGCGGAACGAGTGCGCAAGCTGCGATGA
- a CDS encoding flagellar basal body-associated FliL family protein, producing MANDEVVEEASGAPVKKKRSGLIMVIGAIVLLGAGGGFMFTRSHGAQAAAKAEAPKTPELFLPLDPAFVVNFQDQDSTRYLQVGVTLMTHDPAAVQAMKDSDPVIRNALVMLFSSQTYAGLSNVAGKQKLQQEALDDVRKIVADKTGKPDVDALYFTSFVMQ from the coding sequence ATGGCTAACGACGAGGTTGTCGAAGAAGCATCGGGCGCTCCCGTCAAAAAGAAGCGCAGCGGCTTGATCATGGTGATTGGCGCGATCGTGCTGCTCGGCGCGGGTGGCGGTTTCATGTTCACGCGTTCGCACGGCGCGCAAGCGGCGGCGAAAGCGGAAGCACCCAAAACACCGGAGTTGTTCCTGCCGCTGGATCCCGCTTTCGTGGTCAATTTCCAGGACCAGGATTCCACCCGTTATCTGCAGGTGGGCGTGACCTTGATGACGCACGATCCGGCCGCCGTCCAGGCGATGAAAGACAGCGATCCGGTCATCCGCAATGCGCTGGTGATGTTGTTCAGCAGCCAGACCTACGCGGGCCTGAGCAATGTGGCCGGCAAGCAAAAGTTGCAGCAGGAAGCGTTGGACGACGTGCGCAAGATCGTGGCCGACAAGACCGGCAAGCCGGATGTCGACGCGTTGTATTTCACCAGCTTCGTGATGCAGTAA
- the fliI gene encoding flagellar protein export ATPase FliI, translating to MTADGAAQTKQQRWRRQLSLRTQRAQAAQILTVEGRLRRVVGLTLEAEGCEAPLGARCLVDAADGSALDTEVVGFADERLLLMPVTEMHGVLPNARVRPCSRAGNLPVGEALLGRVVGADGVPLDGEGPLRADSHAALKREPINPMARKPIDTPLDTGVCAINSLLTVGRGQRIGLFAGSGVGKSTLMGMMTRYTDADVVVVGLIGERGREVKEFVEQTLGHEGRERAVIVAAPADAPPLKRLRGAQYATAIAEWFRDRGQRVLLLMDSLTRYAQAQREIALAIGEPPATKGYPPSVFAMLPALVERAGNDAEGRGSITAFYTVLTEGDDHRHDPIADAARAILDGHIVLSRDLAEAGHYPAIDIEASISRVMPAVVAKEQMRAAQRFRQVYSAYRQRQDLIAVGAYQKGSDAQVDQAIAMWPRLTRFLQQEVDEPVELRTAQDRLGSLTAEIA from the coding sequence ATGACCGCCGACGGCGCCGCGCAAACCAAACAACAACGCTGGCGTCGGCAACTCTCGCTGCGCACGCAGCGTGCGCAAGCGGCGCAAATACTGACGGTCGAAGGACGTCTGCGCCGCGTGGTCGGCTTGACGCTGGAAGCAGAAGGCTGCGAAGCGCCGCTCGGCGCGCGTTGCCTGGTCGATGCGGCCGATGGCAGCGCACTGGATACCGAAGTCGTTGGTTTCGCCGACGAGCGTTTGCTGTTGATGCCGGTTACCGAAATGCACGGCGTGTTGCCGAATGCGCGCGTGCGTCCGTGTTCGCGCGCGGGCAATTTGCCGGTGGGCGAAGCTTTGCTCGGCCGCGTCGTCGGCGCCGATGGCGTACCGTTGGACGGCGAAGGTCCGCTGCGCGCGGACAGCCATGCTGCGCTCAAGCGCGAACCGATCAATCCGATGGCGCGCAAACCGATCGACACGCCGCTCGACACAGGCGTATGCGCGATCAACTCGCTGCTCACCGTGGGTCGCGGCCAACGTATCGGCTTGTTCGCCGGATCCGGCGTCGGCAAGTCCACCTTGATGGGCATGATGACGCGCTACACCGACGCCGATGTCGTGGTGGTCGGCTTGATCGGTGAACGTGGCCGCGAAGTGAAAGAATTCGTTGAACAGACGCTGGGCCACGAAGGGCGCGAGCGCGCTGTGATCGTGGCCGCGCCGGCCGATGCGCCGCCGCTGAAGCGTTTGCGCGGCGCGCAATATGCGACGGCCATCGCCGAATGGTTTCGCGATCGCGGCCAGCGCGTGTTGCTGCTGATGGATTCGCTGACGCGTTACGCGCAGGCGCAACGCGAAATCGCGCTGGCCATCGGCGAGCCGCCTGCCACCAAGGGTTATCCGCCGTCCGTGTTCGCCATGCTGCCAGCATTGGTGGAGCGCGCCGGCAACGATGCGGAAGGACGCGGTTCCATCACCGCGTTCTACACCGTGCTGACCGAAGGCGACGATCATCGCCACGATCCCATCGCGGACGCCGCGCGTGCGATTCTGGACGGCCATATCGTGCTGTCGCGCGATCTCGCCGAAGCGGGCCACTATCCCGCCATCGATATCGAAGCCTCGATCAGCCGCGTGATGCCGGCGGTGGTGGCGAAAGAACAAATGCGCGCCGCGCAGCGTTTTCGTCAGGTTTATTCCGCTTATCGGCAGCGCCAGGATTTGATCGCCGTAGGCGCGTACCAGAAAGGTTCGGATGCGCAGGTCGACCAGGCCATCGCCATGTGGCCGCGCCTGACTCGATTCCTGCAACAGGAAGTCGACGAGCCGGTTGAACTGCGCACCGCGCAAGACCGATTGGGCTCGCTGACCGCGGAGATCGCGTAA
- the fliM gene encoding flagellar motor switch protein FliM produces the protein MSDLLSQEEIDALLNGVDDGQIETESDLPPPPGSVLDFDFTQQDRIVRGRLPTLEMINDRFARFFRTQLFGVLRKTCEVSVLGVKMQKFSEYVHGLAVPSNLNLIKVKPLRGTALAVMEPRLVFSVIDNFFGGDGRYHARIEGRDFTPTENRVIQILLNEVFISMVEAWAPAMHVQFEFINSEINPQFANIVSPTETVVVSRFHVELDGGGGEVHLTLPYAMVEPIRTMLDAGVQSDRMGERDERWIHCLHDEVLDAEVEVSSLLLETDISIGEFLGLRIGDVIPVNLPDITTVFAEDVPIFRGQYGQSNGRYAVRYKTAAGRRAPLPNLEFTQDKNV, from the coding sequence ATGAGCGACTTGCTCTCCCAGGAAGAAATCGACGCCCTGCTCAACGGCGTCGACGACGGCCAGATCGAAACCGAAAGCGATCTGCCGCCTCCGCCGGGTTCGGTGCTGGATTTCGATTTCACGCAGCAGGACCGCATTGTGCGCGGTCGCCTGCCGACGCTGGAAATGATCAACGATCGTTTCGCGCGCTTCTTCCGCACGCAGCTGTTCGGCGTGCTGCGCAAGACCTGCGAAGTGTCGGTGCTGGGCGTAAAGATGCAGAAGTTCAGCGAATACGTGCACGGCCTCGCCGTGCCCAGCAACCTGAACCTGATCAAGGTGAAGCCGCTGCGCGGCACCGCGCTGGCCGTGATGGAGCCGCGCCTGGTGTTCAGCGTGATCGACAACTTCTTCGGCGGCGACGGCCGTTATCACGCGCGCATCGAAGGTCGCGATTTCACGCCCACCGAAAATCGCGTGATCCAGATCTTGCTCAACGAAGTGTTCATTTCGATGGTCGAGGCGTGGGCGCCTGCGATGCATGTGCAATTCGAATTCATCAACTCCGAAATCAATCCGCAGTTCGCCAACATCGTCAGCCCGACCGAAACGGTGGTCGTGTCGCGCTTCCATGTGGAGCTCGACGGCGGTGGCGGCGAAGTGCATCTCACCTTGCCGTACGCGATGGTGGAGCCGATCCGCACCATGCTCGACGCCGGCGTGCAGAGCGATCGCATGGGCGAGCGCGACGAGCGCTGGATCCATTGCCTGCACGATGAAGTGCTGGATGCGGAAGTCGAAGTCAGTTCGCTGTTGCTGGAAACCGATATCAGCATCGGCGAGTTCCTCGGGCTGCGCATCGGCGATGTGATCCCGGTCAATCTGCCTGATATCACCACTGTGTTCGCCGAAGACGTTCCGATTTTTCGCGGGCAATACGGTCAATCCAACGGCCGTTACGCCGTACGTTACAAAACTGCGGCCGGACGTCGCGCGCCGCTTCCCAATCTCGAATTCACTCAAGACAAAAACGTATGA
- the fliG gene encoding flagellar motor switch protein FliG, translated as MSGAQRAAILLLTLGENDAAEVLKHLSARDVQAVGTAMATLSNVSRDQVEQVLGHLSDDIGRQTALGVGTEDYIRKVLVNALGETKAGSLIDRILLGRSTKGLESLKWMESRAIAEMIGMEHPQIIALVLAHLEPDQAAEVIGYLSPRVRSDAVMRIANLDGVQPQALNELDEIMERQFSGTSSKLKSATVGGLKAAAAILNAMETARETELMTAIRSHDATLGTKIEELMFVFDDLAEIDDRSMQTLLREVPSARLIIALKGCEPAVREKIFANMSKRAADMLRDDLEVKGPVKLSEVDGAQKEVLQIARKLADAGQISLSANGDEFV; from the coding sequence ATCAGCGGCGCGCAGCGCGCGGCGATTCTGTTGCTGACGCTCGGCGAGAACGATGCTGCCGAAGTGCTGAAGCATCTGAGTGCGCGTGACGTGCAAGCCGTAGGCACCGCGATGGCGACGCTCAGCAATGTATCGCGCGACCAAGTGGAACAAGTGCTCGGTCACCTCAGCGACGATATCGGTCGTCAGACCGCGCTCGGCGTGGGTACCGAGGATTACATTCGCAAAGTGCTGGTCAATGCGCTCGGCGAAACCAAGGCCGGCAGTTTGATCGACCGCATTTTGCTGGGTCGTTCCACCAAGGGCCTGGAATCGCTGAAGTGGATGGAAAGCCGCGCCATTGCCGAGATGATCGGCATGGAGCATCCGCAGATCATCGCGCTGGTGCTGGCGCATCTGGAACCGGATCAGGCCGCGGAAGTGATTGGCTATCTGTCGCCGCGCGTGCGCAGCGACGCGGTGATGCGCATCGCTAATCTCGACGGCGTACAACCGCAAGCGCTCAACGAACTGGACGAAATCATGGAGCGTCAGTTCTCCGGCACCTCGTCCAAGTTGAAATCGGCCACCGTGGGCGGTTTGAAGGCCGCCGCGGCGATCTTGAACGCAATGGAGACGGCGCGCGAAACCGAGTTGATGACCGCAATCCGCAGTCACGACGCCACCCTCGGCACCAAGATCGAAGAATTGATGTTTGTGTTCGACGATCTGGCCGAGATCGACGACCGCAGCATGCAGACGCTGTTGCGCGAAGTGCCGTCTGCACGACTGATCATTGCGCTCAAGGGTTGCGAACCGGCGGTGCGCGAAAAGATTTTCGCCAATATGTCCAAGCGCGCCGCCGACATGCTGCGCGACGATCTCGAAGTGAAGGGTCCGGTCAAGCTCAGCGAAGTCGACGGCGCGCAGAAAGAAGTGCTGCAAATCGCGCGCAAGCTCGCCGACGCGGGGCAGATCAGTCTTTCCGCCAACGGCGATGAGTTTGTGTGA
- a CDS encoding flagellar assembly protein FliH, which produces MANVLSRESATAFDRWEPPSVGAAPAAQEPEQAPGPTVYELEEIERQAREEGYAAGLAEGRAAAKKELDERLARLTALCTSAARPLASLDDEVERELALLTTVIARRVVGRELQLDPSVIEHAIREAAAALPSATRELRVWVHPRDLELLKELAATEPHWRFGANPALQRGDCVLESQSSRLDARVATRLAAVVDAVIGDDIDDGEDEVSA; this is translated from the coding sequence ATGGCCAACGTACTCAGCCGCGAATCGGCCACCGCATTCGATCGCTGGGAACCGCCGTCGGTAGGCGCCGCGCCTGCCGCGCAAGAGCCCGAACAAGCGCCGGGCCCCACGGTTTACGAACTGGAAGAAATCGAACGCCAGGCGCGGGAGGAAGGCTATGCCGCGGGCTTGGCCGAAGGCCGCGCCGCCGCAAAGAAAGAATTGGATGAGCGCTTGGCGCGCCTCACCGCGCTGTGCACGTCCGCCGCGCGCCCGCTCGCATCGCTGGACGATGAGGTGGAGCGCGAACTGGCGCTGCTCACCACGGTGATCGCCCGCCGTGTGGTCGGCCGCGAATTGCAGCTCGATCCTTCCGTGATCGAGCACGCCATTCGCGAAGCCGCCGCCGCGTTGCCGTCGGCGACGCGCGAGTTGCGCGTGTGGGTGCATCCGCGCGATTTGGAACTTTTGAAAGAACTGGCTGCGACTGAACCGCACTGGCGCTTCGGCGCCAATCCCGCCCTGCAACGCGGCGATTGCGTGCTCGAAAGCCAAAGCTCGCGTTTAGACGCACGCGTCGCGACGCGTCTGGCGGCGGTGGTCGATGCGGTGATCGGCGACGATATCGACGACGGCGAGGACGAGGTCTCCGCATGA
- the fliJ gene encoding flagellar export protein FliJ: protein MASRSERLQPAVDQAQRRQKDALQRLAEQQQKLAHAEQQLDELKRYRNDYKLSDGGLTVSALLNRQQFVDRIDQAIVQQSRLVERMQRQVDGARDRWLQAHARENALDTVVARLRKQEDMREQRLEQAEVDERMQHRNRRTSAP from the coding sequence ATGGCCTCGCGCTCGGAACGACTGCAACCCGCCGTAGACCAGGCGCAGCGCCGCCAGAAAGACGCATTGCAGCGCCTGGCCGAACAGCAGCAGAAACTCGCGCACGCCGAACAGCAGCTGGATGAGCTCAAGCGCTACCGCAACGATTACAAGCTTAGCGACGGCGGCCTGACGGTAAGCGCCTTGCTGAACCGTCAACAATTCGTCGACCGCATCGATCAGGCCATCGTGCAACAGAGCCGTTTGGTCGAGCGCATGCAGCGTCAAGTGGACGGCGCGCGTGATCGCTGGCTGCAGGCGCATGCACGCGAAAACGCGCTGGACACCGTGGTGGCGCGCTTGCGCAAGCAAGAAGACATGCGCGAACAACGACTTGAGCAAGCCGAAGTGGACGAGCGCATGCAGCACCGCAACCGCCGCACGAGCGCGCCGTGA
- the fliF gene encoding flagellar basal-body MS-ring/collar protein FliF, protein MADATPTSALTRQDQLKSIMRNPTTRLLLLLVGVAAAVALGVGIVLWSRGPNFALLYAGLDPKDAAAVTQALQTSNTPFRLGADGASISVPADVLADTRLRLASQGLPQGSTAGGTVPQSDSPFGMSDLAESTHYREMLETDLGNTIAGLQFVRSARVHLALPKPSAFIRDNHPASASVLLTLYPGRQLDNSQVAAIVHLVSASVPDLDPSQVSVVDQQGNLLTVSDPDSAAAVGDTRMRLTTRMENSYAQRIETLLTPLVGAGRVRAQVDVALDFSQTEKASESYDSANPALRSEQSSSEQKMDGAGGDVAGALSNQPPNTVAQPTAAKPNAGTPPAATGAAGANTTAKAAATPSDTSSSSTKNYELGRTISHVSDPAGRLVRLTVAVVVDNKPATDGKGKSIPLTPQELQHLTDLTKNVVGFDAQRGDNVSVVNQAFSDSPVDTAPVAEPFWQRPGMLDLIKQGAGILIALLIAFGLLKPMLKGLLRGGVEPMPVLAGPVPTVSVRIADDVREHDREDQVRITSPQIQNMAYEQKIGLARKLVQENPKQVAQVVMNWVGDDGG, encoded by the coding sequence ATGGCCGACGCCACGCCCACCTCTGCTCTCACGCGCCAAGATCAGCTGAAGAGCATCATGCGCAATCCCACCACGCGACTGCTCCTGCTGTTGGTAGGTGTGGCCGCTGCCGTGGCCTTGGGCGTGGGCATCGTGTTGTGGTCGCGCGGTCCGAATTTCGCGTTGCTGTACGCCGGTCTCGATCCGAAAGACGCCGCGGCGGTGACGCAAGCATTGCAAACGAGCAACACGCCGTTCCGCCTCGGTGCGGACGGCGCGTCGATTTCGGTGCCGGCCGATGTTTTGGCCGACACCCGTTTACGCTTGGCCAGCCAGGGATTGCCGCAAGGCAGTACTGCGGGTGGCACGGTTCCGCAAAGCGATTCGCCGTTCGGCATGAGCGATCTGGCCGAAAGCACGCACTATCGCGAAATGCTGGAAACCGATCTGGGCAACACCATCGCCGGATTGCAGTTCGTGCGCTCCGCGCGCGTGCATCTGGCCTTGCCGAAGCCGTCCGCGTTTATTCGCGACAACCATCCGGCCAGCGCATCGGTGTTGCTGACCTTGTATCCGGGTCGTCAGCTCGACAACAGCCAGGTCGCCGCGATCGTGCACTTGGTGTCGGCCAGCGTGCCGGATCTCGATCCGTCGCAAGTATCGGTGGTGGATCAGCAAGGCAATCTGCTGACCGTTTCCGATCCGGATAGCGCCGCGGCCGTGGGCGATACGCGCATGCGTCTGACCACGCGCATGGAAAACAGTTATGCGCAACGCATCGAAACGCTGTTGACGCCGCTGGTCGGTGCGGGCCGCGTGCGCGCGCAGGTCGATGTGGCGCTCGATTTCAGCCAGACCGAAAAAGCGAGCGAGAGTTACGACAGCGCCAACCCCGCGCTGCGCAGCGAACAAAGCAGCAGCGAACAGAAAATGGATGGCGCAGGCGGCGATGTCGCCGGTGCGCTCAGCAATCAGCCGCCGAATACCGTGGCGCAACCGACGGCCGCCAAACCCAACGCCGGCACGCCGCCTGCGGCGACTGGCGCGGCCGGTGCGAATACGACGGCAAAGGCGGCTGCGACGCCGAGCGATACGTCGTCCAGCTCCACCAAGAATTACGAATTGGGCCGCACCATCAGTCATGTCAGCGATCCCGCCGGTCGTCTGGTGCGCTTGACCGTGGCGGTCGTGGTCGACAACAAACCTGCGACGGATGGCAAGGGCAAGAGCATTCCGCTTACGCCGCAGGAATTGCAGCATCTGACCGATCTCACCAAGAACGTGGTCGGCTTCGATGCGCAACGCGGCGACAACGTCAGCGTCGTCAACCAGGCATTCTCCGATTCGCCGGTCGACACTGCGCCGGTCGCCGAACCGTTCTGGCAGCGTCCGGGCATGCTGGATCTGATCAAGCAGGGCGCCGGCATTCTGATCGCGCTGCTGATCGCATTCGGTTTGCTGAAGCCGATGCTCAAGGGCTTGTTGCGCGGCGGCGTCGAACCGATGCCGGTCTTGGCCGGTCCTGTGCCGACCGTTTCGGTGCGCATCGCCGACGACGTGCGCGAGCACGATCGCGAAGATCAAGTGCGCATCACCTCGCCGCAAATCCAGAATATGGCGTACGAACAGAAAATCGGTCTCGCACGCAAGCTGGTGCAAGAGAATCCGAAACAAGTCGCACAGGTTGTGATGAATTGGGTGGGCGACGATGGCGGCTAA
- a CDS encoding flagellar hook-basal body complex protein FliE, producing MSQIDVNSVLSQLRAMGAQASGTMPAVSTPGASSGLGSDFGTLFKQSLGAVAAQQSDAQAQVNAFERGDPGADIVKTSIAGQKADLAFRGLVEVRNKLVDAYTTIMNMPV from the coding sequence ATGAGTCAGATCGACGTCAATAGTGTGCTTTCACAGTTGCGTGCCATGGGCGCACAAGCGTCCGGCACGATGCCTGCGGTGTCGACGCCGGGTGCGTCGAGCGGTCTCGGCTCGGATTTCGGCACGCTGTTCAAGCAATCGCTCGGCGCCGTCGCCGCGCAACAGAGCGATGCGCAAGCACAGGTCAACGCGTTCGAACGCGGCGATCCGGGCGCGGACATCGTCAAAACATCGATCGCCGGACAGAAAGCGGATCTCGCGTTTCGCGGTTTGGTCGAAGTGCGCAACAAGCTCGTCGACGCGTACACCACCATCATGAACATGCCGGTTTGA